From a single Lentisphaera profundi genomic region:
- a CDS encoding DUF7133 domain-containing protein, whose protein sequence is MKKFNYLPLQTTLALLTCSMIAAPQTKSNIKPFPFADKTIDKDKAYQSQIYKEHRKDNLSLDDRFERTLFASPPYAEYVTAISADIDGTLYISQDPNGSLGHYEGLGNVITAKDTNGDGKADKFVEFIPKLTSARGGHIVAGTYYLLHPPFLTSFKDTDGDGIADKRTLLADGFGAGIEHSRGADHTTNGVRMGIDGWLYIAVGDFGLKDSKGTDGKVLRYHGGGVARVRPDGSELEMYVYNTRNQFDVAISPTLELFTRDNTNDGKGWNLRVHHQVPESDFGYPRLYQNFPDEHIASLGDYGGGSGMGVLFLDEPGFPKDVNNKLYTCDWTSGKVFSFEMEAKDATYKIKQNVFTTLTRATDLDVDGESNLYFSDWLGGKFAYAGQEKPVSRIFKAKLKGYKAPAVPDLKSANDNDLVKHLIGPSASIRLQAQQFLLQKPISKQASQLLSNAALNKKLPINSRTAALFTLKQAIGEKSHSLCQNLLADGSMREMALKALTDRKTQMANVSPDLIAEYLKDPNPKVRLQAAISLRRLNKFSPKSIEQLIDMAIQSWKVDSVGQLGTMALPHMASRTLSSLGQSHDQAWQAYLSRFKSGDLKTQKVLSYGLKTIHNPKLIDALILELASDQWNDQSRLIILDILARLSHKEADWNLVDWWGTRPYDEGPYFATKTWEYTQPIEKAIEVNFTKFKAESQLDVIEAITLNKIDTTKLQLKGVDILFAALDTSVPSQQHIKTLQLTAMDTNKAWKTRFKAAKKLAEFQEWFDPGAITFKRKKGANRKAPKLRVVNEKKIIAATELRTLSSKALITSLSKWQTESLSLSKKDNSRTQIDAMLLDYWTAPLKSKNDFENLAKTANEVDDQAATLAWKKIFFAFYRNIGEKIVANQKIIDGEIGLHNPGYYQAIADIYLLDEKFKKRAQANLTWDYAGTRKAAKAVLDMHQNVATIAKDAKKSMPLTTAGLEGAAKYAMSNKGDSVLGSKLFNKQGCIACHAVNNAALQKGPYMGTAGSQFQRDFLIESVLNPAAAIAQGFPTYQLTSKKQSNPHMGFLVDEDNTYYYLMNAAGHYEKVTKEYITGKTILKMSQMPPGLVFNLNLHEFTSIIEYLHSMK, encoded by the coding sequence GTGAAAAAATTTAACTACCTCCCTCTACAAACCACTTTGGCTTTATTGACCTGTTCAATGATTGCTGCACCTCAAACAAAAAGTAATATTAAGCCTTTTCCTTTTGCTGATAAAACTATCGATAAGGATAAAGCTTATCAAAGTCAAATCTATAAGGAACATAGAAAAGATAATCTTTCCTTGGATGATCGCTTCGAAAGAACCCTCTTTGCGTCTCCCCCTTATGCCGAATATGTGACCGCAATTTCTGCCGATATTGATGGCACGCTTTATATATCTCAAGACCCTAACGGTAGTTTAGGACATTACGAAGGCTTAGGCAACGTCATTACCGCAAAGGACACTAACGGCGATGGCAAAGCAGATAAATTTGTCGAGTTCATCCCTAAGCTCACCTCTGCTCGCGGCGGGCACATTGTTGCAGGTACCTATTACCTACTTCACCCACCCTTTCTCACTTCTTTCAAAGATACCGATGGTGATGGTATAGCTGACAAAAGAACCCTTCTTGCCGATGGCTTTGGTGCGGGCATTGAACACTCACGTGGTGCCGATCATACAACAAATGGTGTACGTATGGGCATCGATGGCTGGCTTTATATCGCCGTTGGCGACTTCGGCCTTAAAGATTCTAAAGGAACTGATGGCAAAGTCCTTCGTTATCACGGTGGCGGTGTAGCCCGAGTCCGCCCTGATGGCAGTGAATTAGAGATGTATGTCTATAATACAAGAAATCAATTTGATGTCGCAATTTCACCGACTTTAGAGCTCTTCACTCGTGACAATACTAATGATGGCAAAGGCTGGAACCTCCGCGTTCATCATCAAGTTCCCGAATCTGACTTTGGTTATCCTCGACTCTACCAAAATTTTCCCGATGAACATATTGCCTCACTCGGCGATTATGGTGGTGGCTCAGGCATGGGAGTTTTATTCCTAGATGAACCCGGTTTTCCAAAAGATGTCAACAATAAATTATATACTTGTGATTGGACTTCTGGAAAAGTCTTTTCATTTGAGATGGAAGCAAAGGACGCCACGTATAAAATCAAGCAAAATGTATTTACTACTCTAACGCGTGCCACTGACCTTGATGTGGATGGAGAATCAAACCTTTACTTCTCTGATTGGTTAGGCGGTAAATTTGCTTATGCGGGTCAAGAAAAACCTGTGAGTCGTATCTTCAAAGCTAAATTAAAAGGCTATAAGGCCCCTGCTGTACCTGATCTAAAATCAGCTAATGACAATGATTTGGTAAAACACCTTATTGGCCCCAGCGCCTCTATTCGACTACAAGCTCAGCAGTTCCTCTTGCAAAAGCCCATCAGCAAACAAGCGAGTCAATTACTCAGCAATGCAGCACTGAATAAAAAGCTACCCATCAATTCTCGTACAGCCGCCTTATTTACACTTAAACAAGCCATTGGAGAAAAGAGCCATAGCCTTTGCCAAAATCTTTTAGCTGACGGTAGCATGCGCGAAATGGCCTTAAAAGCCTTGACTGACAGAAAAACTCAAATGGCCAATGTTTCACCTGATTTAATCGCAGAATATTTAAAGGACCCTAATCCAAAAGTTCGTTTACAAGCCGCTATTAGCTTGCGTAGATTAAATAAATTTTCTCCGAAATCCATTGAGCAACTTATTGATATGGCTATTCAATCATGGAAAGTTGATAGCGTTGGTCAACTTGGAACCATGGCACTGCCTCACATGGCTTCACGTACATTATCAAGCCTAGGACAAAGCCATGACCAAGCATGGCAGGCTTATCTTTCACGTTTCAAATCAGGTGATTTAAAAACACAGAAAGTTCTCTCTTACGGTTTAAAAACAATTCACAATCCGAAACTCATTGATGCCCTCATACTAGAACTCGCCAGTGATCAATGGAATGATCAGAGCCGTTTAATTATTCTCGATATTTTGGCGCGTCTCAGTCATAAAGAAGCTGATTGGAATTTAGTTGATTGGTGGGGAACTCGCCCTTATGATGAAGGTCCTTATTTTGCTACAAAAACATGGGAATATACTCAGCCCATTGAAAAGGCAATTGAAGTTAACTTCACGAAGTTCAAAGCAGAATCACAACTCGATGTCATTGAGGCCATAACTCTCAATAAAATTGACACAACTAAACTCCAACTAAAAGGCGTGGATATACTTTTTGCTGCCTTAGACACAAGCGTTCCTAGTCAACAGCATATCAAAACATTACAACTCACGGCAATGGACACAAACAAAGCCTGGAAAACCCGTTTCAAAGCAGCTAAAAAACTTGCCGAATTTCAAGAGTGGTTTGATCCAGGCGCCATTACCTTCAAAAGAAAAAAGGGCGCAAATAGAAAGGCCCCTAAGCTAAGAGTCGTCAATGAAAAGAAAATTATAGCCGCCACAGAACTTAGAACTCTTTCAAGCAAAGCTTTGATTACGAGTCTATCAAAATGGCAAACAGAATCTCTCTCACTATCTAAAAAAGATAATTCACGTACACAGATTGATGCAATGCTCCTCGATTATTGGACTGCACCCCTTAAAAGTAAGAACGATTTTGAAAACTTAGCTAAAACGGCTAACGAAGTTGATGATCAAGCCGCAACTCTTGCTTGGAAAAAAATCTTCTTTGCCTTCTACAGAAATATTGGTGAGAAAATTGTCGCTAATCAAAAAATCATTGATGGCGAAATTGGTCTCCATAATCCTGGTTATTATCAAGCTATTGCGGATATCTACTTACTTGATGAAAAATTCAAAAAACGCGCACAGGCTAATCTAACTTGGGATTACGCCGGTACTCGCAAAGCTGCCAAAGCCGTTTTAGATATGCACCAAAATGTTGCGACCATCGCAAAAGATGCTAAAAAATCTATGCCACTTACCACCGCAGGCCTAGAGGGTGCCGCGAAATACGCCATGAGCAATAAGGGCGATAGTGTCTTAGGTTCTAAGCTCTTTAATAAGCAAGGCTGTATCGCCTGCCACGCTGTTAATAATGCAGCATTACAAAAAGGTCCTTATATGGGAACAGCGGGAAGTCAATTTCAACGTGATTTCCTTATTGAATCGGTCTTAAACCCCGCGGCAGCCATTGCCCAAGGATTCCCCACTTACCAACTGACATCCAAAAAGCAGTCCAATCCTCACATGGGTTTCTTAGTGGATGAAGATAATACCTACTACTACCTCATGAATGCCGCGGGCCATTATGAGAAAGTCACTAAAGAATACATTACTGGGAAAACGATATTAAAGATGTCTCAAATGCCCCCGGGCTTAGTCTTTAACCTCAACCTCCATGAGTTCACTTCTATCATTGAATATTTACACTCAATGAAGTAA